The following nucleotide sequence is from Anopheles stephensi strain Indian chromosome 3, UCI_ANSTEP_V1.0, whole genome shotgun sequence.
CGCAACATCTTCAAATCCTGAGGTATAATGTAGGTACGAGGCATGAAACCGAACTCCTTCTTGCCGTGGCGATTCATCTGCGTCTGCAAATTTCGCCACATGCGATCCTTGCGCCCGATCTGGAAGCTACCGGGCAGGTGGTTAAACTTTTGATAGGGTCGTAACGTTTTGAACAGCGTGCTCTTCATGTGCCGGCCCCAAATTCCGACCCAGTCGTTTGTTTCTGTCGTGAGAGATAGAACGAATTTAAGTGACGCAAACTCGGTGGGAATCGAGTGAAACCAAATCCAACCAATTGATGTACAACTTACTTTTCAACAAACGGAAACCACTGTTTTGCAACACCTTGCGAACAACGATAGGAGTAATGAGCGTCAGCTTCCATTTCAACACCTTGTGAATGGAGGGTGGCATGGGTGGTCCTTTCTCGTCGTGCGTCGCGAACGTAAGATACGGTGGCACGTACGGGAACAGGCTGGGCGCCAGAGGCCCTTCGGGAGCGTTTCCACCGAGCACGCTGCCGATCGACGTCACGACCGGTGTTTTGTTGCCGAGCGAAGGGGACGGTGAGCCGGAGTGTGACTTGGGCTTCTGGTAGGCCGCCGCCAGATACGACCGATAGTTGTCCTCGGAATCGGTCAGCGAATCGTCCAGCACCTCATCGCCACTGATTGCGATCTCATCGTCCAGATCATCATCCTCCCCGTTACACTCGTCGTCCagatcgtcgtcatcgtcaccCGCATCGGACTGGTCGATCGTTTCTGCGTCGAGATCTTGCGTGTGAACCGATTCACCACCGCTCGTACCGATGGACACACCGGACGGAGTAGGTGACGAGCTGCCCGCGTTGTGCACTACGCCGATaatggaggaggaggtggatcCTTTCTGTGCTTGTGGTTGCGGGGAGGTTGATTTTCGATTCGCTTCCGATGCGACCGCTGTTCCGACCACACCGGTGCTGGTGAGCGTGCTCGCCAGTTTCGGTTTTAGTCTGTTGATGCCAACGCGATTCGCACGCACAGTTACCTTGGACGAGCGCGACTGACCAGCCGCGGTGCCGGTTAAACTTTTGGAACATTTGTTGCGTTGCACGATTGAGCCAGCGATCCTGCCGGATGGTAGAACATGATCCGTACTACTCATATCCATCTCCTCTGTCGCATTCACCATTTTCGAGGGAGGTGAATCTTTCTGGCAGTTCCCAACGGTCGAGGAGGATAAGGATTCACTTCCAGCAGCACGCTCTGCACCGGTAAACATGTCAAACGATTCATCCGCTTCCAGTGTTGGCGAGATTGTGTCACGCGTTCGTTTCAGTGTGTTCTACAAAGGAATGCGACTTGAAAATAAGCAAAATGTGCTCAGCACAACCGATCACCATAATACTTACATCTCGACTGTGGcgttgctgcagctgctgatATCCAGCCGTCCGCTGGCCCGCAaacaagctgctgctgccggcacTGAATCCACCATTTCTATGGGCACTGTGGTAAAGCAATTCCTGTGGTTCCGATTCGCTTCGCGCGCGTAGCTTCCTTCCGCTGCTACGCTCGAGAATGGTCGCACGGGTGGCAAAGTTCGCTTCCAGATTGCGAGCAAAGCGTGACTCGAGATGTAGCTCGTTTGCCACGTAATAGCCACCGTTCCGACGGTCCTTCCGTAACCCGTCCAGCTCGCTCATGTACACATCCTTCGCGTTAACAACCGAACAACCACCGAACAGATTGTGGTTTTGTGCGACATTTTCCTTCGACTGCTGCTGACCATTTGTGCCGGAAGAATTCGTTGCGATCGTTGGCAGCAGATCGTGGGTCGCTAGCGGCAGTACTCTTCGGTTAGCGTGATgaggtggtggttgttgctgctgcagggaGAAGGATTCGATGTACAGACCGCCCGGTGTTGTCGAAACCGGATGATCGTGCAGCGCCATCGGTGTGCTGCCGGTGCCAGGGAACTTTTGCTTGTGGTGACTTAGATTGGCGTGGTGCGATTGGTTGCCTTGCAGCACCTTTTTCGACCGGCCAATGATGGCTTGCGGTTGCGCTTGATCGGTTGCGGTACCGTACAGCAGCGGTGCCATTGGAAGACTTTCACTGCGACAACGCCGGCGCAACGGTGGCGCTGCATTGGGCGATGGATTCCCGGTGAGCGATCCATTCGTGCCCGTCGTCACGGGTTGATGCTGCCTTAACGATTGTAGACGTACAGCGGAATTGCCGTTGCGCGTTTCGCTCCCGTACAGCACACCGCCAACGagtggttgttgctgctgttgtgatgTAGCAGCTGACCCGTTTTGTTTGAAGTCCATTATGGTGGCAAATTTGGTTGTGATCTAAAAATGAAGGAGAGAATCGATTACCCCATCTGTGATCAACACAACTAGAATAGCTTAAATAGGCGAAGGTAATGGCGCAATAGTAACGCCATGGCAGGAAAGCttaaaaagaacaacaaaagaaaGACTATTTCGTTTATTACACTTTGCAGCAACCATGCACAGCAGGAGTACAGCAGTGTGACGAGTATTTTAAGAATGCTTTCGACCATATTATCGAACGACGCGGTTGCCACTGGTCGTTTTTTGCGTTACTAGAGAGGAAGCGACTTTAC
It contains:
- the LOC118514512 gene encoding tubulin polyglutamylase TTLL4 isoform X3 → MDFKQNGSAATSQQQQQPLVGGVLYGSETRNGNSAVRLQSLRQHQPVTTGTNGSLTGNPSPNAAPPLRRRCRSESLPMAPLLYGTATDQAQPQAIIGRSKKVLQGNQSHHANLSHHKQKFPGTGSTPMALHDHPVSTTPGGLYIESFSLQQQQPPPHHANRRVLPLATHDLLPTIATNSSGTNGQQQSKENVAQNHNLFGGCSVVNAKDVYMSELDGLRKDRRNGGYYVANELHLESRFARNLEANFATRATILERSSGRKLRARSESEPQELLYHSAHRNGGFSAGSSSLFAGQRTAGYQQLQQRHSRDNTLKRTRDTISPTLEADESFDMFTGAERAAGSESLSSSTVGNCQKDSPPSKMVNATEEMDMSSTDHVLPSGRIAGSIVQRNKCSKSLTGTAAGQSRSSKVTVRANRVGINRLKPKLASTLTSTGVVGTAVASEANRKSTSPQPQAQKGSTSSSIIGVVHNAGSSSPTPSGVSIGTSGGESVHTQDLDAETIDQSDAGDDDDDLDDECNGEDDDLDDEIAISGDEVLDDSLTDSEDNYRSYLAAAYQKPKSHSGSPSPSLGNKTPVVTSIGSVLGGNAPEGPLAPSLFPYVPPYLTFATHDEKGPPMPPSIHKVLKWKLTLITPIVVRKVLQNSGFRLLKKTNDWVGIWGRHMKSTLFKTLRPYQKFNHLPGSFQIGRKDRMWRNLQTQMNRHGKKEFGFMPRTYIIPQDLKMLRQLWPRYNQRNCKWIIKPPASARGTGIKVVNRWSQIPKRKPLIVQRYIERPLLINGSKFDLRLYVLVTSMNPLRVYMHTDGLARFASVKYSEKSETLNDRYMHLTNYSINKLSNNYSQNEDADACQGHKWTIKSLWTYFAEQGINVDRLWSALRNLVLRTVLAGECSIHAMSKVNVGSKYNCYELFGIDVLLDSELVPWLLEVNISPSLHSASSLDLCVKGPLVKALFNTVMYQVPPRIPMAEQKEILKEQGLEGPLCFDKRIYTTGLSKTERLKHNQFIQKDMCREDYLNTILEELTPDDVRCLLLTEDELARSAPLERILPAPNSYRYIGFTEHPRYYNRLLDAWEHRYSHNRSEGIALLQSLCERKVHLQVPPSTLKKDCNNKPQTDSTNSENGSQDSGIHTDQTSLSELQSQESSSMYQSQESIDQLPEDTPRRKTTTITNGTTEPTVNDESLVVTAQPIVIRAIYPPGSDNLLSTQTIEVPVTVAAAADQLTAPDTTTSANDGGADARPGPTVIDASDSIRLGDKIKLILDDALLLKQQECGGDTENTIIVQE
- the LOC118514512 gene encoding tubulin polyglutamylase TTLL4 isoform X2, which produces MACHANLSCVCTYITTKFATIMDFKQNGSAATSQQQQQPLVGGVLYGSETRNGNSAVRLQSLRQHQPVTTGTNGSLTGNPSPNAAPPLRRRCRSESLPMAPLLYGTATDQAQPQAIIGRSKKVLQGNQSHHANLSHHKQKFPGTGSTPMALHDHPVSTTPGGLYIESFSLQQQQPPPHHANRRVLPLATHDLLPTIATNSSGTNGQQQSKENVAQNHNLFGGCSVVNAKDVYMSELDGLRKDRRNGGYYVANELHLESRFARNLEANFATRATILERSSGRKLRARSESEPQELLYHSAHRNGGFSAGSSSLFAGQRTAGYQQLQQRHSRDNTLKRTRDTISPTLEADESFDMFTGAERAAGSESLSSSTVGNCQKDSPPSKMVNATEEMDMSSTDHVLPSGRIAGSIVQRNKCSKSLTGTAAGQSRSSKVTVRANRVGINRLKPKLASTLTSTGVVGTAVASEANRKSTSPQPQAQKGSTSSSIIGVVHNAGSSSPTPSGVSIGTSGGESVHTQDLDAETIDQSDAGDDDDDLDDECNGEDDDLDDEIAISGDEVLDDSLTDSEDNYRSYLAAAYQKPKSHSGSPSPSLGNKTPVVTSIGSVLGGNAPEGPLAPSLFPYVPPYLTFATHDEKGPPMPPSIHKVLKWKLTLITPIVVRKVLQNSGFRLLKKTNDWVGIWGRHMKSTLFKTLRPYQKFNHLPGSFQIGRKDRMWRNLQTQMNRHGKKEFGFMPRTYIIPQDLKMLRQLWPRYNQRNCKWIIKPPASARGTGIKVVNRWSQIPKRKPLIVQRYIERPLLINGSKFDLRLYVLVTSMNPLRVYMHTDGLARFASVKYSEKSETLNDRYMHLTNYSINKLSNNYSQNEDADACQGHKWTIKSLWTYFAEQGINVDRLWSALRNLVLRTVLAGECSIHAMSKVNVGSKYNCYELFGIDVLLDSELVPWLLEVNISPSLHSASSLDLCVKGPLVKALFNTVMYQVPPRIPMAEQKEILKEQGLEGPLCFDKRIYTTGLSKTERLKHNQFIQKDMCREDYLNTILEELTPDDVRCLLLTEDELARSAPLERILPAPNSYRYIGFTEHPRYYNRLLDAWEHRYSHNRSEGIALLQSLCERKVHLQVPPSTLKKDCNNKPQTDSTNSENGSQDSGIHTDQTSLSELQSQESSSMYQSQESIDQLPEDTPRRKTTTITNGTTEPTVNDESLVVTAQPIVIRAIYPPGSDNLLSTQTIEVPVTVAAAADQLTAPDTTTSANDGGADARPGPTVIDASDSIRLGDKIKLILDDALLLKQQECGGDTENTIIVQE
- the LOC118514512 gene encoding tubulin polyglutamylase TTLL4 isoform X1 produces the protein MVESILKILVTLLYSCCAWLLQSITTKFATIMDFKQNGSAATSQQQQQPLVGGVLYGSETRNGNSAVRLQSLRQHQPVTTGTNGSLTGNPSPNAAPPLRRRCRSESLPMAPLLYGTATDQAQPQAIIGRSKKVLQGNQSHHANLSHHKQKFPGTGSTPMALHDHPVSTTPGGLYIESFSLQQQQPPPHHANRRVLPLATHDLLPTIATNSSGTNGQQQSKENVAQNHNLFGGCSVVNAKDVYMSELDGLRKDRRNGGYYVANELHLESRFARNLEANFATRATILERSSGRKLRARSESEPQELLYHSAHRNGGFSAGSSSLFAGQRTAGYQQLQQRHSRDNTLKRTRDTISPTLEADESFDMFTGAERAAGSESLSSSTVGNCQKDSPPSKMVNATEEMDMSSTDHVLPSGRIAGSIVQRNKCSKSLTGTAAGQSRSSKVTVRANRVGINRLKPKLASTLTSTGVVGTAVASEANRKSTSPQPQAQKGSTSSSIIGVVHNAGSSSPTPSGVSIGTSGGESVHTQDLDAETIDQSDAGDDDDDLDDECNGEDDDLDDEIAISGDEVLDDSLTDSEDNYRSYLAAAYQKPKSHSGSPSPSLGNKTPVVTSIGSVLGGNAPEGPLAPSLFPYVPPYLTFATHDEKGPPMPPSIHKVLKWKLTLITPIVVRKVLQNSGFRLLKKTNDWVGIWGRHMKSTLFKTLRPYQKFNHLPGSFQIGRKDRMWRNLQTQMNRHGKKEFGFMPRTYIIPQDLKMLRQLWPRYNQRNCKWIIKPPASARGTGIKVVNRWSQIPKRKPLIVQRYIERPLLINGSKFDLRLYVLVTSMNPLRVYMHTDGLARFASVKYSEKSETLNDRYMHLTNYSINKLSNNYSQNEDADACQGHKWTIKSLWTYFAEQGINVDRLWSALRNLVLRTVLAGECSIHAMSKVNVGSKYNCYELFGIDVLLDSELVPWLLEVNISPSLHSASSLDLCVKGPLVKALFNTVMYQVPPRIPMAEQKEILKEQGLEGPLCFDKRIYTTGLSKTERLKHNQFIQKDMCREDYLNTILEELTPDDVRCLLLTEDELARSAPLERILPAPNSYRYIGFTEHPRYYNRLLDAWEHRYSHNRSEGIALLQSLCERKVHLQVPPSTLKKDCNNKPQTDSTNSENGSQDSGIHTDQTSLSELQSQESSSMYQSQESIDQLPEDTPRRKTTTITNGTTEPTVNDESLVVTAQPIVIRAIYPPGSDNLLSTQTIEVPVTVAAAADQLTAPDTTTSANDGGADARPGPTVIDASDSIRLGDKIKLILDDALLLKQQECGGDTENTIIVQE